In Dethiobacter alkaliphilus AHT 1, a single window of DNA contains:
- the rplW gene encoding 50S ribosomal protein L23: MRDARDIIKKPLISEKSTMMMEEMKYAFQVDPGANKVEIKKAIEELFKVKVKDVNTIRMQGKMKRMGMHTGRRPNWKKAVVTLEEGSKPIEIFEGL, translated from the coding sequence ATGCGAGACGCCAGAGATATTATCAAAAAGCCACTGATTTCCGAAAAGTCCACCATGATGATGGAAGAAATGAAGTATGCTTTCCAGGTGGACCCCGGTGCAAACAAAGTGGAAATTAAAAAAGCCATTGAGGAACTCTTTAAAGTTAAGGTTAAAGACGTAAACACCATTCGTATGCAAGGTAAGATGAAGCGGATGGGCATGCATACCGGTCGGCGCCCCAACTGGAAAAAAGCTGTAGTTACCCTGGAAGAGGGCAGCAAACCGATCGAAATCTTTGAAGGCCTGTAA
- the rplD gene encoding 50S ribosomal protein L4 — protein MPKVALYNTAGEQQGEIELSEAVFASKVNEAAMHQAVLAYLANQRLGTAKTKDRTEVRGGGRKPWRQKGTGRARHGSIRSPIWRGGGITFGPDGRRNYKQSLPKKIRRLALKSALTSKVNTGSLIVLDQLAMDAPKTKEMVQVLNNLNTGRKVLIITDTPQENVIKSARNIPGVKTTSTNQLNVYDILNTDNLVITRDAVVQVEEVFA, from the coding sequence ATGCCGAAAGTAGCTTTATATAACACAGCGGGCGAACAGCAGGGCGAGATTGAACTTTCCGAGGCAGTTTTTGCCAGCAAAGTAAATGAAGCCGCCATGCACCAGGCTGTGCTTGCTTATCTGGCTAACCAGCGGCTGGGCACAGCAAAGACAAAAGACCGCACCGAAGTCAGAGGCGGCGGCCGCAAGCCCTGGCGCCAGAAAGGCACCGGCCGGGCCCGGCACGGTTCCATCCGCTCACCCATTTGGCGCGGCGGCGGAATTACCTTTGGCCCCGACGGACGACGCAACTATAAGCAGTCTCTGCCCAAGAAAATCAGAAGACTGGCACTTAAGTCAGCTCTGACCAGCAAAGTTAACACCGGTTCACTGATCGTTTTGGATCAGTTGGCCATGGATGCTCCAAAGACCAAGGAAATGGTGCAGGTGCTGAACAATCTCAACACCGGTCGCAAAGTGCTGATCATCACCGATACCCCACAGGAGAACGTGATTAAGTCTGCACGCAACATTCCGGGAGTTAAGACCACCAGCACCAACCAGCTGAACGTCTATGACATCCTGAACACCGACAACCTGGTGATTACACGGGATGCCGTGGTCCAGGTGGAGGAGGTATTCGCCTGA
- the rplC gene encoding 50S ribosomal protein L3 produces MQKAILGKKVGMTQVFTEEGKVIPVTVIEAGPCVVVQKKTKEVDGYDAVQFGYGAIKEKHVTKPLAGHFKKAEQEPKKYIREMRLEDTASYEVGQEVKADVFAEGDWVDISGVTRGKGFAGAIKRHGFGRGPTTHGSHYHRGPGSLGAVDAARVFKGRKLPGRMGGVKVTVQKLKVVKVDTDRNLLLIHGAVPGPRGGLVTLKNTVKNVKEAK; encoded by the coding sequence GTGCAAAAAGCAATTTTAGGCAAAAAAGTCGGCATGACCCAGGTTTTTACCGAAGAAGGCAAGGTTATCCCCGTAACTGTAATTGAGGCGGGTCCTTGTGTTGTGGTACAGAAGAAAACAAAAGAAGTCGACGGCTACGATGCAGTTCAGTTTGGCTATGGCGCTATCAAAGAAAAACATGTTACCAAGCCCCTGGCTGGACACTTTAAAAAAGCCGAGCAGGAACCTAAAAAATATATCCGCGAAATGCGCCTGGAAGACACCGCTTCTTATGAAGTGGGCCAGGAAGTAAAAGCAGATGTATTTGCCGAAGGTGACTGGGTAGACATCAGCGGTGTTACCCGCGGTAAGGGCTTTGCCGGTGCCATCAAGCGCCACGGTTTCGGACGCGGACCCACAACTCACGGTTCCCATTATCACCGCGGCCCCGGTTCTCTGGGTGCGGTGGATGCAGCCCGTGTTTTCAAGGGACGTAAACTGCCCGGGCGTATGGGCGGCGTAAAAGTAACTGTCCAGAAATTAAAGGTGGTTAAAGTGGACACCGACCGTAACCTGCTTTTGATCCACGGTGCCGTTCCCGGCCCCCGTGGCGGTCTGGTGACACTGAAAAACACCGTTAAGAACGTAAAAGAAGCAAAGTAA
- the rpsJ gene encoding 30S ribosomal protein S10, whose amino-acid sequence MAKQKIRIRLKAFDHQILDQSSSKIVETAKRTGANVSGPIPLPTEKSIYTVIRAPHKYKDSREQFEMRTHKRLIDILEPTPKTIDSLMRLDLPAGVDIEIKL is encoded by the coding sequence ATGGCGAAACAAAAAATCCGTATCCGCCTTAAGGCGTTTGATCATCAAATTCTGGATCAGTCTTCCAGCAAAATTGTGGAGACGGCAAAAAGGACCGGTGCTAACGTTTCCGGGCCCATCCCGCTGCCGACGGAAAAGAGCATTTATACCGTTATCCGGGCACCTCATAAGTACAAGGACTCCCGTGAACAGTTTGAAATGCGCACACATAAGCGGCTAATTGATATTCTTGAGCCAACACCCAAGACCATCGACTCGCTGATGAGGCTGGATTTACCGGCTGGTGTGGATATCGAAATCAAACTCTAA